The Liolophura sinensis isolate JHLJ2023 chromosome 6, CUHK_Ljap_v2, whole genome shotgun sequence genomic sequence ATATACAAGACTATTCTCATTACAATGTAATATGTTGAGTACTTCGCTGAAACGTCGTACACCAGTCTGCAGTCCACATATGAACTGTCCTATGGAATAAACAGACCAAGGCCATGCCCCTATCTCAAATGAAACCATGATTGGAATccaacaatatacatgtacattttatccATGGTCCCGGTCATTCCGTGAGTTAATGTCAGCGGagcgtatatatgtatatttacatatatgtatattaattctCAATTAAAGAGCATGGGATGTATATACAAGTCACAGCAATAGACCAAACAGGCTAGAAATAAATCATCAGCTTCATTTATGGTTCAAGCACAGACTTCTTGGCTTCTAGTATCCAGCAAAAATTAGAATTCTAGGAAAGTAGACATACCATAAAATTATGCATCCAACTATCGTCCTAGGGTACTACTTGTTCACGCAGCAATGCCGTATACGGCATTATGATAATCACAGACAAGTGATGCGTGGATATAATCGACTCGTTTGTACATCAGCTAAGGCGTCAGACGGTCGCCTAGCAACCGTGTGACAAAGTCCGAGATCAACAGGGGTGGACGTGGTGTGAGAGGGAAGGATCTAATGGTTCTACCATCGCCCAGTCTGGTCGGCAATACATGTCCTATTGTGGTGGGTGTGTATGTCATTTTCACGTTAAGTGTGTCATATTTCGGTGTTCAGATTTGAGTGCATGTCGTATTGGGTCATGCAGTGCAGAGGTCAAGCTAGATGGGCATGTCATACTGTGGTGTTATTATTACAGTGTCAGAAATGAACTATCTTAAATTGCAGGGTCTAGCTGTGAGTGCGTTTCACACTGTGGTTCAGCTATGACATGGGATACATGTGATATTACAGTGTATGAAGTGTGTGTATATTGTGTTGGGAGAACCATGTCGTACTGGGGTGTCCGGCTGTTGGTGCAACTGTTGGTGCAATATTACGGTGTGCGGTTGGTGCGCATGTCGCAGTGCAGTGTCCTTGTAGGTGGTGAATAATGAGGGTCTTATTGCGGTGTTCGGCTGAGGAAGCACATTGTACTTCACTGTGCGGCAGGAGGGTCTTACAGCATTGTCCAGCTGGGATTGTATGTCGTATTGCGATGTCCGTCTTGGGGGGCATGTCGTATTGCGCTATCCGTCTGGAAGTGCATATCGTTTTGCGGCGTCCGTTTAGAAGTGCGTGTCATATTGCGGTGTCCGGCTGCTCGCGTTAGTTGTAGTACAGGTCCTCGTCTTCGTCAGTGTTCTCTTGGCTCCGTGTTGTTTGATTGTACGTGACGTACTGCACCGGGCACTTGTCATTCATAATCAGAGActgcaacagaaaacaaatggaATAATTAAATGATAGCTCAGTCCATTTACTGGTTAACTCAGCGAATATTGATTTTCTCATTTCATATTTTCGCTCGTTTATTTGACGTTTACGAGGTATATTCATGTCATATTCATAAGGAATACCCAACATGCATACGTGGCTTACGTAGAgcacctgtttatttatttattgttcaaCGCcgtgcgtgtacatgtaggcaacaTGTTATCATGTTAATACATCAGTGAGCTATTGAAATGCTAAGGTCCAATAtagggctacatgtacattcattcaAACAGAAGTTATACACAGGTAAATCTTATTCTCCTATGTCATCTATCAGTAAATATAGTCCCCATGTGTAACAAAAAATCATgccatatactgtacatgcatatctgtaaaatgtgtaaaaaacaaaaaaagaaaaaaaaagagttttagCCACTTAGCTTACTATAAAGAGCACGTGTTTGGAGGATGTATTTGCCTTAAGAGTTGTGAGTTTCTGTATCCTGAATTTGCTATTATCTCTCTCTgtagatatagatatatgtatcaGCTTTAGACAAAATCAATACCATTGATATTTTTTGAGACTGTGAGTTTTAAGgctttttaatgtttctttctCAATCAACAGTTATGAAGTATCGTTCAATGATGGCAGTGCCTGTCCTTGTTGTTGTgtctcatttctaggacagaaAGCTATATAAAGGTCTAAACTTTTGTATCTGTGATGTGTTATTGAACATAGTCTTCTGCTTTGAGCCATATAGTCTATTGTTAACTCTTAAGTGTAGTGTTAATTCTGAAGATTAGTATTTTGCATTCGGTAAAATTGATATATGAAATGAAGTAAGGGGCAAAGCTGCACTTCAAAAGAGAAGGCCCCGTTTGTGTGAATCAGGAAGTTTTCAAGGAGTTGTTCTGGTCAATTCTATATTATTGCACAAATGTTCTTCTTTTCCCAGTTACTGAAGGACACTGAAGCTTAGAAAAAAACGCATGTGGTCATCCCAGTCATTGCTTTCTGAACTTAACAGACAAGGATTCATCCATCTTTACACATCTCTCAACACATATCCAACGATGTGAAGCGCTAGTTCTTTCCAGAGACCTTGCCattgataaagacattaaaatgCAAGTTGAATTTGGATATCTATTGGCTATTAGATATCCCATCTATTATTGACCCCGAAACATTATTTGCCGCAACCCTTCCTGTAGATTAACAACACATCTATGTTATATTATAACTTTGAGTTTGCGCCAAGAAAAGAATAATTGTCTGTTCCATGCCATCAGAAGTGCAAAAGAAATCTCATTATGGATTTATTGTCACTTTCTACATTTAGTTAAAGATAGCAATATTGACAAAAGTAAATTTACTTTTCCAGATATACAATATGTCTGTAATCTGCACTATATAAAACTGTCCCTGTCAGTAATCTGCACTATATAAAACTGTCTTTGTCTGTAATCTGCACTATATAAAACTGCATCTGTCTGTAATCTGCACTATATAAAACTGTCTTTGTCTGTAATCTGCACTATATAAAACTGCCTCTGTCTGTAATTTGTCTATTCTGGGGGTACGTAAATAATCGATTTATTCCAGCTGGAATTTTGTAGACAGATTTAAATTCCTTGACAAATCTGCCACCGAGATGCTAATTAGTATGTTAACAGTTTTAGTATTTCAGCCAATGCCATGAAAAAGCATTATTTTGTTATGGCTattaggtgcatgtacatacttgCTTGTACGACCTGTAAATTTtcttctgaaaaatgaaaacatattccATAATTTCCATGGGAGATCCGTGGACAACACTTGAAGGTTTATGTaagcaatttcaaagaaaacaagTCTGTGGTAGTGACAAGTGAAGTGCATTCTCTGAAACGTGTTAATTCACACCTTTCTAACATGAgttaatttttcagaaatcatattttttttagtttaaatcATTCTTTGATTTAGTTTAATTCTTTCTACACTGTAATACTACCACAGAGAGTTGTTTAATGCCCAGTCCCTTTGCTGTGATGGGCGAAAAAAATCTTTCCGGCAAACAATGTGTCTCAACATGTCGGAAAAGCTATCTCTGTACCGCCTAAGCTATGCTTAAGAGCAGAGTGACAGCGACAGGTAAACCAAGTTCGTTATGTTTAGGCACAAAgtaattaatttattgtttaGCGATTCCCGATCCTTAGCTCTTTATGTCAATGAAGAAATGTGATATCTCTCTTCAGCCTCGAAGCCTAAAGAGGACAACCCAACCTCGAGCCTAATTAATGGCTTACAAGTTGATGGGAACAGAAATTGCGTAccattttttcctcttttccCGGGGGATTACGTAAGAAAATCATCAGAGGGGCGTACACCACATTGACAATGGCAATCGTCCATAACATCCTGAAACACAATCACAGAAATAATACTTTAGACAAGACAGCTTTTTTATTAAAAGAGGGGTAGATAATTCACAACAGAAATAAATTCTCAGCTCCATACAGCGATATGATGTATCCGAGTCCATCTGTTATCCTCTGCATTTCTCACCAAATCTCGTTGATAATAGGTGGACATACATAATTTATAAATGGAATTCATCCTGCCGCCTCGGAGAAATCTTCCTCTGAACGGTGATACTGCGCCTAGCATGCTGTAGGTTTGATAGCCACTGTTACCAGAAATCGTGTAACAGAGACCATATGTTTATTCACGTACAAACGCAGGCCACTTACCAGTGGAAACCAAGTGTCTTGACGATTGATCCACTCATTGCCGGGCCTACAAAATAGATATCCAGACTGACTACATGACAACATGGCGTGACTGATctatatacttgtacatctaGGATTATCATAACTGATAGGAAACATATGTAAGACTAGAGCACTTCCACAAATACATGCTTACAGAATAGGCTACATCGGATTTTCTTTGGgaaataaaatcaacatttgctaatcaaatcaTAGATCAAATTATCGTCTTTCAGTGAATATCAGACTCGTAACCGAGCTATTTATAATATTGAAGAACACGgcatgaacaccaatcaaataaataaatacaatgtttgaATGATTTTGAAATCAATTATAAGGCGACCCGCATTATAAATTTTAGCAaatttattaccgattttgaactgCAACACGAGCAGAGACGAGTCTgctattttgtgaaaggtaattatttgggttattatttttttaaatagcaAAAACTCGtttggatttgcgctgatcgattttttacATTATGTAGACTTTTTAATATGCGCTTATAAATACCTTAGAGAACAACGTCACATTACAAATTACTCTTACGGTTACAAATTGCTTAGTCAAAAGCCTTTAAGCTTTAACACTTGCTTTGAGAATATGTTCGCTTGCGGTTACAAATTGCTTGAGCATTCTCGGTTGCGCCTGAAAACGTTACTTTACACATCACAACTCGCTTGAGTTTACAAATTCCTCTCAGGTTATACATTCGCTTGCGTTTACAAATTGTTACAAATTTCGCGTGGTCTTATAAATTTCCTATAGAAcactttcacttgtacatgCAAATTGCACGACAAACATTCTCGCCTGCCTGGTAATCGATAACTGAAATAGTTATAGTCCTACACGATGCAATACTATAGAGTGTATAATTTGACCACACAACGTATCGATTCATTACACTGGGTCCAGTTTCTGGAAATCCATGTGAGTATCGCTTTTTGAAGGCAATATTGTAACTCGGTGCCAATGATAGGTGATAATTTCAGATGATTAGACAACTTACCGATGGCATAGCCCAAGCAGAAGGAAACGTCTGCTATGGCATATACACTGCCATAAACAGAGACATGACGAAGGTCAACCAGGTTGCCCATGAGCGGCATCATTGATGAATCCACCATACCTGCCCAGACAAAAGATACATCATCCCTCGAAATATCTCAGTCAACATCTCTCACTATACCTTAATCGCTTGACAGTCTCTAAGAATCGGAGgtacagaaatatataaaatgtgtgtTTACTTACAGAACAGTAAATTCAGATCATATTCATGTACTCTTATAGTGGTGTAGAAGGGATTGTATGTAATGTTACACATACCAATGGCAAACCCTAAACCGAAGTTTGGGGCTATCAGGTGAAAAATGTTCTTTGAAAACGGTATCTGAAAAATACAAAGAACAGaaatatagataaaaaaaatatacatttaatgtaTCAGTGATAAATCACCAGCCTAACAGCCAACAGCAATAACGTCCAATAAACTGTATTTCACTAGTTACCTGTGActatttgtcagctatcacactgttgtcggtCATCTgcatgtctttaattatattataatgcCATAGTCAGAATCATTTTAAACCAATGCGTGGTGTTACACAGTGCTGCTGATTGAAATTTGAACAATATGTGGAGGTACTGTTCTTTTGTGGTAGAACCAGATAAAAGAAACGAGTTTAAAACTTTACAACTTAATTTTGTTCGGCAATGTTTATCAGGGGATCATTGGAGGCTTAAAAGATTCTATGCTTTGGTAGCCATGCTTCACCCTTCATGACGGAATGGAATAATTAACCAATACTTCCAGCACACAGAGCTCCGGAAGTCAGGAGTAAGCGGCTTGTGTTCAGAAATGAGCCGCTGAGCTGTTCAGGACACGCCGGCTTTCTTTCGTCTCCTGACACGGGAAAGGCGAAGAGAAGAAGAAATGCTAATTGGGAAATTCGAGGCCATGTTCTGCGAAATCGGAAGCCGCCGGTGGACAGAGTGGGAGGGCCTATTAGGAGAGAGTTACAGCCATTTGCAGGGGAAGTGATCGTGACTTGGCCAGGGTTTGGGCTCCGATGATTccatcagaaaacacaaagcTGTGAGCTGAGGTAAAAACCATGCGTGTGAGTGCTTTGAGCTTTGAACACGGTACGCCTATACGGCCGATTAGCCAAAGCGTCGCTATTCCCCTCACAGAGTAGAAGTGCGTGACAAAATATGGGTTTGCAGACgtaaaactgaacacaattATTGGTAAATTTTTGAATAACATCGGTGGGTGACAGTCTGGCGAGCTATAATGACGCGAGACACCCGTTCCCGTGACATCTATCATAGATGATGTCTATTCCTGCGGCACCAAAACCAGGCAAACTTACCGCGAAGAGGCAGACTCCTATTACAACCATTCCTATTAAAGCACTTAaccatctgaaaacaaaaacaattatataAGCTACGATGTCAAAAAGAGTTCCGTATAATGCATGGTTTCTCACTGTGGCACATTGAATGAATCATTCTGACATGCATCTCTCAGAAGTTCTTTCGTGGAACAATTATGCAATATGACATACTCCATTCAAAAATCTTacttaaaattaagaaaataattgATAAGTGCTAAACCTAGATTTCCCTTCTTTGTTGAGCAAAATGATTTcagtgttttttaaaatttcatcttAGTTACTAAGTAACGTTCTTTGTGGTGTTTTCGTGTAATCAATCGTTATATTAATCTGACAGTAGCAATATTCTACTTTTAAAAGCCTGGAAATTATCATGTGATTGCAAACATACCGTCCCATTTTGTGGGCCAGTGGTCCAAAGATATTTGTTCCTATCATATATGATATACTTGCAGGTAGGAATGCCGCTCCTGAAATAGAGGAACAAGGTTTACAAGAGAGAACACAAACTAATACTTCTACAAAAACAAGACAGTTACAGTGTATTGAGATGACGATTTGTGCGGAAACGGGTGATGTAGTACACACTTACGAACCGATGAAAAGTAACCAACGATAATGTTGGTGATTGTACAATTGAATATCCCTTGGAAAGGAATGGATCACCAATTCAATATCCCTTGGAAGATAATGGGCGTTTTCAACCATCTGTTATTACACTGCTGGCATGGTATTTGGTAACTTATATGTAAGGCTAATCTGAATATAACTGTTCGCTCGTTCATTTACGAAGccggtcatttttttttttttttgattggttgtttacgccgcactcaagaatatttcacttatatgacaaccgccagcattatggtgggaggaaaccgagcagagcagaGAATTTGTGAAAGGCccctgggtcaatgcgccgcgCACGCacgctaactacctcggccacggGAGCTCCAGAAGCCGGTCATAACAATGAGACAAATATGGGTAATAAGGGCTCTCCTTCCTGTCAACGTAGGTAACaatgcaaattttaaattatttgtattttaccaGCAGAAATTTTGTTACGACATTTCTACGTTATAGTTCGTGACGAAAATTTCACACATGCATGACATGTTTCACTTTGCTTTCACTTGTCCATACACTGAGTGGATATCATTATTTATCATGCCTATAACACTTACCTTGATGTAAATTGGGCGAACACTTTGCTTTCACTTGTCCATACACTGAGTACATATCATCCAGTTAACGTGTCTATAACACTTACCTTGCTGCCAATTGGGCGAACACTTTGCTTTTACTTGTCCATACACTGAGTACATATCATCCAGTTACCATGTCTATAACACTTACCTTGCTGCCAATTGGGCGAACACTTTGCTTTCACTTGTCCATACACTGAGTACATATCATCCAGTTACCACGTCTGTAACACTTACATTGCTGCCAACTGGGCGAACACTTTGCTTTCACTTCTCCATACACTGAGTACATATCATCCAGTTACCATGTCTGTAACACTTACCTTGCTGCCAATTGGgcgaacattttgttttcacttgtcCATACACAGGgcggctgtgagttcaagtccagctcatgctggcttcctctccggccgtttgtgggaaggtcttccagcaacctgcgggctgtgcccggtttccacccagcataatgctgacggcgtcgtttaagtgaaatattcttgagcacggcgtaaaacaccaatcaaataaataaataaataaataaatccatacacTGAGTACATATCATCCGGTAACTATGTCTATAATACTTACCTTGCTGCCAATTAGGCGCATGCATAGTGTCTATCATCCAGATAGGTAGGGAAGGTTCCATCATGGCAATGCCCATGTTGGCGAACGTAATTGATCCTGAAAGAAGTAACATCGAACATTACCAATCAGGCAGTACTACTTCCAATATCTGCATAAAGTGTAAAAATTCAAAAGCGCATTTTGGGGGGTGAAAATAGGAAGTCGACAACGTTCGTTTGGCCGTTGGCCTGTTCTAACGTTAATTGAAGACCACTTACACATATGGTGTGCATAGCTCTATATTAGACGTGCAAGTggtcgtcagtaacttgccaaggatCGATGGTATATAACGGGTACTAggatttcctccacctataaaactggcCAACATCGTATACATGCaggtgaaaactttttgagCATTTACAATATTGTAAAATGATAAGATGACAAGGCTGTTGCTCTAACCGGCTGCCAGGAGGATGTACGGATCCTTTAACAGTTCCTTTAATGACGAGCCTTCCTGGGATTCCGGGGTGATGGACGGCTGCAGTACAAGCATGATTAAAACTGGAAAAGAGCAAACGAGCAGTTAAGGGCTTTATCTCTTTTTATGAAGAGTGGAACATAAGTATGATCATCAATGAGTGTCTTGAGTTTATTATCAGCAGTATTGTGTTATGATCTCTTCTGTAAAAAccattgtttatgttttccatTATTACAGCTTTCATATTCAGTCTTACGAAAGTATAACCAGTctctgtatatattatatatgcattccCTGCAACTAtaataaatattgataaatacatgaaattaCAGAAATGACTGTCAGTAATACATCATCTTTTGGTTTGGTCTTAATACATTGGTCGTCTGTcagatgtatttgtatactgCTGAAAACATGTCAAAGAGTGCTACATCTATGTTTCACGCTAGTTTCACCTAGTTGTAGCcttatttcagattttgtgaTAATTAGTGTAAATATCCATGTTATGTTCATTCATCCTGGTGTTCAGTCGGCTATCATTCGTCCAACtcgtgaggggggggggggggtacttACTCCCATCAACAAGAGCCAGGCCAGCAAGAATCAGGAATGGGGCCTCCTTGCCCACAAATTCGTACATTATTCCGCCAAAAGGTGGACCAACTAGAGAACAGAAGCGAACAAAAGGCTATATAAATACGTCACAGTCATGGGAAAAGACACGAATGCAAGTTAAAGGCGATAATCGATAGAAACATACGTCACAATATGTACAACACAGTATcgaaaatattttggaaaaagtGTGCggtaaaattaatttaatttatctCGCTTCATTTAATTCTAGCATATATGTTAACACATTCAAACGTGTATCTATCTACTGGCTACTTACCCAATACCCCGAGAGCCAAACCTCCCAGAGCGATGCCCATAGCGTTACCTCTCTCCCGATCATCCGGGTATCTGTCAGCCAACATACCCATTCctgaagaacaacaacaacattgtgataattgACATGTTTTTTGTAATGACTATGACAGGGTTATCACAAGATTTGGGATTAAAGATCTGAATAAATTGTACCATGCCCATTCATTTGATATTGCAATTAGTCACTAAAAAGAACCAAATCATCGGTGTTTTGGGAAGGAAATTCTTATGTTCCCTCAGAGAGTCTCGTTATTTTGCAGGTAATACTTCTTTACTCGATGAAGGTGTGATTTTGAAGAATGAATCCTTTAAGTGTATCATTAGCGATGATATTGTCTGCGGCTGATCTAAGATATTGAACGTGTCTTCGttgttattatattttaatttattagcATATCATCTATAAGGTAACAGTACAACTAACTTTCAAGATTTCGTTTACCAGAACTTTTGTTCCGACTGACGTCAACAAATTCTGTTGGACCATTCTTGATAATATGAGTGCAACAGACTCGGATTGGAGCTTGAAGGTTGTCCATATTCTGTGTTATAAAGTAAATCTGTAGCACTGATAGATTTGGTCTGGCCACTCGTACTAGTTACCAGCATTTACAATGCACTCTCTGACCCTACCTGATACACTGGAACAGGGCGAGCCGATACCCTGTACCGTCCTGGCCACAAACAACACGTTGTAACTCTCACCGAATGCAAATACTAACTGTGGTAGTCACCATCATTTACAATGTGCTCTCTGACCCTACCTGATACACTGGAACAGGACGAGCCGATACCCTGTACCGTTCTGGCCACGAACAACACGGTGTAACTCTCACCGAATGCAAATACTGCAGAGAAGAAAGGGAATAATATATCCATCATATGAAAAACGGAAACACTTTGAAACCACTACGCCCAAGTTCTAATCGACAAGgtctgaaataaatatatccaacaCAACTAAATGAAACCCTACAAGGCGGGTTTTCTTATGGCATCCGATGTTTTACTTATCAGTTTACCATTCGGTGCTCAGTGTGGCCGTATGCATGTCAAGACACCAAGCATGGAAAGACAATTGTTATTGTGAAGTGCAAGGAAGTGGAGAGCTATTACCTGGAAGTTAGGTTTGTGTCTTTGTTATCTGTAAACTACCTGAATCACGCTACATGAGAAATGTATTCACGCTAACACATTCCTCGTAAAAACAGGTTGTGCAGCGAGTTTAATGATCCAgtatataacataaataattaacatttgCTAATTCCTATGGATAAGTctaatgtatttgtatgactATCTAAGCTCTTACTTTATGTTTTCACAACGTTTATAAATCATGTATTTTAGATGTTCTAAATACAGGAAATAGGATTTTCAATTTGCCCGGAATTACACCACAAGTCATTGTGGATATATTCCAGGAGCTTAAGCCATGCGAAATAACCAATATCTGTGTGAATTGTATGGAAGATAAGGGGTGATATGTAgctggttatttttttttggggggggggggggggggggggcgcggAGACAATGTTCCCTGGGCTGACATGTTGACACAGACGAGCAGTAGTAATACAGGTACAATACATCAGTTTTGTCTCTTGTGCTCCAAAACCTAAGTATGCTTGATTGTGTCAATATCAGACTTCCAGTCTCGACGATCCCTTTATAATGATCTATCTTTGCAGAAGAGTGTTCATTGATTCTTTCTGGCCGTCAGCAAA encodes the following:
- the LOC135466622 gene encoding synaptic vesicular amine transporter-like isoform X1 yields the protein MSKHYVNSPRNSYVCFNHSSVNNSAVPQSSDKTEGNRLSLASQRHVDLVNENVKVGLMFASKAIMQLIANPFIGPLTNRIGYSIPMFTGFFVMMVSTIIFAFGESYTVLFVARTVQGIGSSCSSVSGMGMLADRYPDDRERGNAMGIALGGLALGVLVGPPFGGIMYEFVGKEAPFLILAGLALVDGILIMLVLQPSITPESQEGSSLKELLKDPYILLAAGSITFANMGIAMMEPSLPIWMIDTMHAPNWQQGAAFLPASISYMIGTNIFGPLAHKMGRWLSALIGMVVIGVCLFAIPFSKNIFHLIAPNFGLGFAIGMVDSSMMPLMGNLVDLRHVSVYGSVYAIADVSFCLGYAIGPAMSGSIVKTLGFHWMLWTIAIVNVVYAPLMIFLRNPPGKEEKMKKIYRSYKQSLIMNDKCPVQYVTYNQTTRSQENTDEDEDLYYN
- the LOC135466622 gene encoding synaptic vesicular amine transporter-like isoform X2 produces the protein MSKHYVNSPRNSYVCFNHSSVNNSAVPQSSDKTEGNRLSLASQRHVDLVNENVKVGLMFASKAIMQLIANPFIGPLTNRIGYSIPMFTGFFVMMVSTIIFAFGESYTVLFVARTVQGIGSSCSSVSGMGMLADRYPDDRERGNAMGIALGGLALGVLVGPPFGGIMYEFVGKEAPFLILAGLALVDGILIMLVLQPSITPESQEGSSLKELLKDPYILLAAGSITFANMGIAMMEPSLPIWMIDTMHAPNWQQGAAFLPASISYMIGTNIFGPLAHKMGRWLSALIGMVVIGVCLFAIPFSKNIFHLIAPNFGLGFAIGMVDSSMMPLMGNLVDLRHVSVYGSVYAIADVSFCLGYAIGPAMSGSIVKTLGFHWMLWTIAIVNVVYAPLMIFLRNPPGKEEKMSLIMNDKCPVQYVTYNQTTRSQENTDEDEDLYYN